The Pandoraea apista genomic interval CTCAACGCATGTGCTGATCGATGTTCCCGTTGGGCGTACCGCCAGGATTGATTCCCAATATGCCTTCGCACGCTTTTCCGAGCGCTTGCGAACGATTGGCCACGCGCTCGGACTCGATATTTCCACCTATGTCGGTCAGGCAGATCAACCCGTCGGGCGTGGCATAGGCCCCAGTCTTGAAGCCCGCGAAGTCGTATCGGTTTTGCAGAACCGGCGTTGCGCCCCGGCCGACCTGCGCAGCAAGAGCTTGCAGATTGCCGGAAGACTGCTGGAGATGGGCGGGAAAGTGTTGCCTGGCGACGGCGAAGCGTGCGCGCGGGCTGTGTTGACCAGCGGATTGGCGTGGCAGCAATTTCAGCGAATCTGTGAAGCCCAGGGGGGAATGCACGAACCGTTGGTCGGCCGGCACAGCAAACCGGTGACCGCCCGCCATCCCGGCGTGGTGACGGCCGTGGACAATCGGCATCTGGCGGGAGTTGCCAAATTGGCGGGCGCCCCGGCAGCGCCGAGAGCGGGTGTCGTTTTCGAGGCGCCGATCGGAACATCTGTCGTTGCTGGCCAACCCCTATTCACTATTTACGCGGAAAGTCAGGGAGAACTTGAGTACGCGTACGAGTACGCCTGCCGCTTTCCCGCCATCGTCGCCGTAGGGGAATCATGAACGACAGCGTGTGCCCGTCACCGGCGAACGAACCTCTGGCGCGTTCGCCGGCCGCGAAAAGGGCAGCCCTGACGCCCCGATCTCCGCCCGGGGGCAGACGACAGACCATCGCCCTCCCAGTCGATACCCGCCTCAGGGCGAGATGATAACTTTGAGCGCATGCGTGTTGGCGGCGTCGCCGAATGTCCGGTACGCATCGAGAATATTGGCAAGCGAGAAATGGTGGGTAATCAATACGCTGGGCGCGAGGCGCCCCGATGCCACAGTCTTGAGCAACATGGGGGTGGCAGCGGTGTCGACTAGCCGGGTGGTGATGCTAATGTTCCTGTCCCATAACGATTCGAGGTGCAAGTCCACCTTTCGGCCGTGCACGCCGACATTGGCGATGACGCCCCCCGCAGCGACAATCGACTCGCAAAGCTCGAACGTCGCCGGCACCCCCACGGCTTCGATGGCGGTATCTACCCCCTGTCCGCCGGTCAGCCGGTGAATGACTTCCACGGCATTGTCCTTGGCGGGCGATACCACGGCCGTGGCGCCGAGCCGAGACGCGACCTCAAGACGTGAGAGGTCCGGATCCACGACAATCACCTGGGCCGGCGAGAAAAACTGCGCGGTCAACAGCGCCGCGAGCCCGATCGGGCCAGCACCGACAATGGCGACGCTGCTTCCGGGCTGGATCTTGCCATTGAGCACCCCGCACTCGAAACCCGTGGGCAGAATATCGCTGAGCATCACCAGCGCGTCTTCATCGACCCCCGCGGGGGCGTGGTAAAGGCTGGTATCGGCGTGTGGCGTGCGAACGTATTCCGCTTGCGTGCCATCGATCCGGTTGCCAAGAATCCAGCCACCCGCCGCGCAGTGGGAGTACATCCCGCGCCGGCAGGCATCGCATTTTCCGCAGGACGAAATGCAGGAGATCAGCACGCGGTCGCCCGGTTTGAACGCCGTGACCGCCTCGCCGACCTGCACAATCTCTCCGACCCCCTCGTGGCCGAGAATGCGGCCCGGTGCCACCGTCGGCACGTCGCCCTTCAGGATGTGCAGATCGGTTCCGCAAATCGTCGTTTTTCGAACACGGACGATGGCGTCGGTTGGCGCCAGCAACTGTGGGATTGGCCGGTCCTCAAGCGTAATCTGCTGCGGACCGTGAAACACGAGTGCTTTCATGGCATGACTCCGGGTTGGACAGCGTCAATGCGACATCAGCACCGGCACCGTCATGGTTTCGAGTAGCGTGCGGGTAACGCCGCCAAGGACCCATTCCTGCATGCGTGAGTGCCCGTACCCTCCCATCACGATCAGGTCGATGTTCATGTCCGCCGCGCGCGAAAGTAAGGTCTCGGCTACGCTGACGTCTTTGGTGCCACGCTCGGGCGTAACCTCCACATTGATACCGTGACGTGCGAAGAACATGCCGATGTCGAGCCCCGGAATGGGGCCCAGATCGTCGGGGTGATTGCCGCGCCCGACATGCATGACATGCACGGTTTTGGCGGCCGTCAGCAACGGCATCGCATCGGCGGCAGCCCGTGCGGCTTCTCGTCCGCCGTCCCAGGCAAGCAAAACGTTGTTGAACGCCTGAGGTAGTTTCCCGGCGTACGGAAGAATCAGTACAGGCCGGCCGCCGCCCAGCACGGTCGATTCGACAAACCCCACGGCAGGCGACGTCTCGGCGTCGTTCCGATCCTGTTGGCCAACAATGACCAGATCCGCATAGCGCGCGTGGGTCCGCATCTCACTGCTCTCGTCGTACAACGGGGTCAGCCACTCATGGCTCACTGCCTGGCGCCGACAAATGTCTCTAAACATCTGTTCTGCCCGGGCAAGGCGCTCGGTGTCGCTCTCGGGCGCCGGGGGCGGAGGCAGCCCTGCCCCGGCACTACGCGTGACGTCGGGAAACCCGGGGGGATGGAACGGTAAATAAATACCCGTAAGATGAGCGGGTAGTCGTCGCGCGAAGTCCACTGCAAACTCGAGCCGTGCGTGGCATTGCCGGCTATTGTCAACGTGTACGAGCAAAGTCCGGTAAGTCATGTCGGCTCTCCTGAGAAACGATCACTTTGTACTGTAGTGCTCGTTGACGGCGTGCCCGTTGATACGGATCAAGCTCTTGTTCGGGCGCTACCAACAGGGATGGCCGGCGCTGACCGGCGTTGGTGCCGGGGCGTGCCTGTGGGATTGCCTCGTATGGGAAATCGGCGCGAGCGGTGATACAACGACATGATGGACGACGCACAGCCCCTGTATCGGATGACCTATGGCCAAAACGACTCTCCCCGGCGTACTCCGATCTCTCTCGAAGCAAACCGATGGCGCCATTTTCGCGGTGCTGTTCGCGGTTATCGTCGCTCTCGCTGCGATCAACTGGCTGGCCGTGCGCACAACGGTTCAGGACAATGTCGACGCCCGGTTCGACTTGCGAACCAGTGCGGCAACAGACAAGCTGGCGATCGCCATGGCGGCGTATCGCGACGCTGTTCATATCGCGTCGGATCGCCTCGCCGCGACATCCCCGATGGACGCGCCGACATGGAGCTCGTACGTCAGAAGCATGAGGCTGGCTGAGCGTTTGCCCGGACTCGCAACGTTCGGCGGATGTGAGCGTGAGGGCAACACGATCAAGCGACAGGTTGCCTACTCGGTGGGCGAGGAAGTCGCCCTCGGGCCGGATGGCGCGATAACGTTGCCCACGCAGGCCACGCAGGCCACGCAGGCCACCAGCTCCCAGACGTCGGATCGCGTGTTCACGCGCGCGGATTCGGCGACCGGACGTTCCTATCTGATTTTCCTGGCCGACACTCGTCAGCCGGCGATATGCGCTTATGCGATAGCCGACGTGGACCGATTCGTTCACGACGCCGTCGGGCCGTTGATCCATGACCTCACGTTGACCATTTCCCTGATGGACGACGCCGGGCAGCCAACCCCAATCTTCGACAGTCTTTCTCCCAGAGCGCCGGCCGAGCCGCGACCACCGGCCGAATACCGGGTGCAGACTAGCGTGCCGTATGCGAACAAACCCGCGCTATCGCTCACGTTTACCGCGTCGCACGAATTTGCGGCGTTACGCGGCGCGGGCGTCGCAGACTGGGTACTCGCCTTCAGCGTTCTCATGTGTGCGGGAACGTTGCTGGCATGGGCGCTAACCATCAACGTTCGCCGCCGCGCGCGGGCGCTTCGCGAGCAAGAGGCACTTGATAAGCGCCGCTCGGAGAGCCGGCTATTCAGTGTGATCGAGTCAGTGCGCGAGGCGATCATCACCATCGATGAACATCAGCGCATTCAGATATTCAACCCCACGGCCGAGAGTATCTTTCGATGCAGTGCCATGGAGGTGATTGGGGAGCCGCTTTCGCGGTTCATTCCGGAGAGATTTCGCGACGCCCACTACCACCACATCGCCCGCTTCGGCCAGACTGGCGTTTCCGAGCGATTGATGGGCCGTGGCAGGCCACTATGGGGATTACGCGCCGATGGCGAAGAGTTTCCGATGGAGGCATCCATCTCTCAGAGTACCGACGCCGCAGGCAAGTTTTACACCGTCATATTGCGTGACGTGACGGAGCAACGACAGATCGCAAACGCCCTCCAAACCTCCCGAAACGAGCTTGAAAAACTGACGGCCCGTCTTCAGGACGTTCGGGAGGACGAGAAACTGAGGATCGCAAGAGAGCTGCACGACGATCTCGGGCAACGGCTGACCGCGCTGAAGATGGACGCTGTCATGCTCAAAATGAGCTTGGGGGAACACTCGTCCGCGAGCGCGGACATCAACAGAATCGAACAATCGATCGACGGCATGATTACGGCGGTTCGTCAGATGGCGGCAGACCTTCGCCCGACGATGCTCGACGATCTGGGGCTCGGGCCCGCCATCGAATGGTTCGCGCAGGACTTTGCACGCCGTTACGGTGTGGCAGTCGATGTCGCGGGGGCTCGCCGTCTGCCGTCCATCCCGCCAGCGCTGTCCACGGCATTGTTCCGAATTGTTCAGGAAGCCCTGAACAACGTGGCCAAACATGCGAGAGCAACGGCGGTCACGATCGAGATGTCTTGCGATCGGGACATCCGGTTGCGCATTTCCGATAACGGCCGGGGGCTACCGCCGACA includes:
- a CDS encoding zinc-dependent alcohol dehydrogenase family protein; amino-acid sequence: MKALVFHGPQQITLEDRPIPQLLAPTDAIVRVRKTTICGTDLHILKGDVPTVAPGRILGHEGVGEIVQVGEAVTAFKPGDRVLISCISSCGKCDACRRGMYSHCAAGGWILGNRIDGTQAEYVRTPHADTSLYHAPAGVDEDALVMLSDILPTGFECGVLNGKIQPGSSVAIVGAGPIGLAALLTAQFFSPAQVIVVDPDLSRLEVASRLGATAVVSPAKDNAVEVIHRLTGGQGVDTAIEAVGVPATFELCESIVAAGGVIANVGVHGRKVDLHLESLWDRNISITTRLVDTAATPMLLKTVASGRLAPSVLITHHFSLANILDAYRTFGDAANTHALKVIISP
- a CDS encoding PAS domain-containing sensor histidine kinase; translated protein: MAKTTLPGVLRSLSKQTDGAIFAVLFAVIVALAAINWLAVRTTVQDNVDARFDLRTSAATDKLAIAMAAYRDAVHIASDRLAATSPMDAPTWSSYVRSMRLAERLPGLATFGGCEREGNTIKRQVAYSVGEEVALGPDGAITLPTQATQATQATSSQTSDRVFTRADSATGRSYLIFLADTRQPAICAYAIADVDRFVHDAVGPLIHDLTLTISLMDDAGQPTPIFDSLSPRAPAEPRPPAEYRVQTSVPYANKPALSLTFTASHEFAALRGAGVADWVLAFSVLMCAGTLLAWALTINVRRRARALREQEALDKRRSESRLFSVIESVREAIITIDEHQRIQIFNPTAESIFRCSAMEVIGEPLSRFIPERFRDAHYHHIARFGQTGVSERLMGRGRPLWGLRADGEEFPMEASISQSTDAAGKFYTVILRDVTEQRQIANALQTSRNELEKLTARLQDVREDEKLRIARELHDDLGQRLTALKMDAVMLKMSLGEHSSASADINRIEQSIDGMITAVRQMAADLRPTMLDDLGLGPAIEWFAQDFARRYGVAVDVAGARRLPSIPPALSTALFRIVQEALNNVAKHARATAVTIEMSCDRDIRLRISDNGRGLPPTRPKPDSLGLISMRERARLLGGTLDVRSPADGGTVVTTVIPLPASAPTEASPG
- a CDS encoding universal stress protein, whose translation is MRTHARYADLVIVGQQDRNDAETSPAVGFVESTVLGGGRPVLILPYAGKLPQAFNNVLLAWDGGREAARAAADAMPLLTAAKTVHVMHVGRGNHPDDLGPIPGLDIGMFFARHGINVEVTPERGTKDVSVAETLLSRAADMNIDLIVMGGYGHSRMQEWVLGGVTRTLLETMTVPVLMSH